A stretch of Gossypium hirsutum isolate 1008001.06 chromosome A06, Gossypium_hirsutum_v2.1, whole genome shotgun sequence DNA encodes these proteins:
- the LOC107936675 gene encoding dynamin-related protein 3A, translated as MAVVGSKSSGKSSVLESIVGRDFLPRGSDICIHRPLVLQFLQTKCKPDGSDEEYGEFLHLPGKRFYDFSEIRREIQKQIVKEGQVLCYIEQLGCKILIASDVSREVIKILREDGDSIGYGDDLIAILSSFPGIKELQ; from the exons ATGGCGGTGGTTGGAAGCAAGAGCAGTGGCAAGTCCAGTGTGCTAGAGTCAATTGTTGGCCGTGATTTCTTGCCTCGTGGTTCCGATATATGCATACATCGCCCTCTTGTGCTTCAGTTTCTCCAGACCAAGTGTAAACCTGATGGTTCTGATGAAGAGTATGGCGAGTTTCTTCACTTGCCTGGCAAGCGCTTCTATGACTTCTCTGAGATTCGCAGGGAGATTCAG AAGCAAATAGTAAAGGAAGGCCAGGTGCTTTGCTACATCGAACAACTAGGCTGCAAAATTCTGATTGCG TCTGATGTATCCAGGGAGGTCATAAAAATTCTACGAGAGGATGGTG ATTCTATCGGATATGGTGATGATCTTATTGCAATCCTCTCTTCCTTTCCTGGGATAAAGGAGCTGCAGTAG